One stretch of Macaca nemestrina isolate mMacNem1 chromosome 17, mMacNem.hap1, whole genome shotgun sequence DNA includes these proteins:
- the LOC105473389 gene encoding neuralized-like protein 4 isoform X4, with protein MAAGSGGSGGSGGGPGPGPGGGGGPSGSGSVPGSNGGLGSGGELHPRTGRLVSLSACGRTARRQQPGQEFNHGLVLSREPLRDGRIFTVRIDRKVNSWSGSIEIGVTALDPSVLDFPSSATGLKGGSWVVSGCSVLRDGRSVLEEYGQDLDQLGEGDRVGVERTVAGELRLWVNGRDCGVAATGLPPRVWAVVDLYGKCTQITVLPPEPGFSPPTPIPTPPLEPLAPTEDSALAEQGTSADEDFASMELSEVVSNTILSTYNGGLLNVNLSSPPAGEGLGSSGAATSPILTSNDALLFHEKCGTLIKLSNNNKTAERRRPLDEFNNGVVMTNRPLRDNEMFEIRIDKLVDKWSGSIEIGVTTHNPNSLEYPATMTNLQSGTIMMSGCGILTNGKGTRREYCEFSLDELQEGDHIGLTRKSNSALHFFINGIDQGVATPLTPPVVYGVVDLYGMAVKVTIVHNNNHSDRLRRNNAILRALSPEGALRRAAPAAQAEPERLLFHPNCGQKAAITHEGRTALRPHATDDFNHGVVLSSRALRDGEVFQVRIDKMVDKWAGSIEIGVTTHNPAYLQLPSTMTNLRSGTWMMTGNGVMHNGTTILDEYGHNLDRLKAGDTVGVVRREDGTLHFFVNGMTQGPAAWNVPPGVYAVVDLYGQAAQATIVDDVEVSPVPESLPEGNNQVSPSSPSSGAGGSDLRFHQLHGSNAVITNGGRTALRHNCRSEFNDAIVISNRALRDGELFEIVIQKMVDRWSGSIEAGVTAIRPEDLEFPNTMTDIDYDTWMLSGTAIMQDGNTMRNNYGCDLDALGTGARIGMMRTAKGDLHYFINGQDQGAACSGLPPEVYAVVDLYGQCVQVSITNATGPMDNSLATSNTATEKSFPLHSPVAGVAHRFHSTCGKNVTLEEDGTRAVRAVGYAHGLVFSTKELRAEEVFEVKVEELDEKWAGSLRLGLTTLAPGEMGPGAGGSGPGLPPSLPELRTKTTWMVSSCEVRRDGQLQRMNYGRNLERLGVGSRVGVRRGADDTMHILVDGEDMGPAATGIAKNVWAVLDLYGPVRSVSIVSSTRLEESEGTQPPSPSSDTGSEGEEDDEGEEHGLGGQNEVGIIPTTLEFLENHGKNILLSNGNRTATRVASYNQGIVVINQPLVPQLLVQVRIDFLNRQWTSSLVLGVITCAPERLNFPASACALKRAAWLLRGRGVFHNGLKICEKFGPNLDTCPEGTILGLRLDSSGGLHLHVNGVDQGVAVPDVPQPCHALVDLYGQCEQVTIVNPEPGAASGKSAGTQGDMEKADMVDGIKESVCWGPPPAASPLKSCEYHALCSRFRELLLLPEDYFMPPPKRSLCYCESCRKLRGDEAHRRRGEPPREYALPFGWCRFNLRVNPRLEAGTLTKKWHMAYHGSNVAAVRRVLDRGELGAGTASILSCRPLKGEPGVGFEEPGENCAPPREEQPPPVLLSPSLQYAGAETLASKVQFRDPKSQRTHQAQVAFQVCVRPGSYTPGPPSAALGEPPDPHFSPAELEWVTKEKGATLLYALLVRVE; from the exons ATGGCGGCGGGGTcgggtgggagtgggggctcTGGGGGAGGCCCCGGACCGGGGCCGGGCGGGGGTGGGGGACCCAGCGGGAGCGGCTCAGTACCGGGGTCCAACGGGGGTCTGGGCAGCGGCGGGGAGCTGCACCCGCGCACTGGGCGCTTGGTGAGCCTGTCGGCCTGTGGGCGTACAGCGCGGCGGCAGCAGCCGGGCCAGGAGTTTAACCACGGGCTGGTGTTGAGCCGAGAACCCTTGCGCGATGGACGCATCTTCACCGTCCGCATCGACCGCAAG GTCAACTCCTGGAGTGGCTCCATTGAGATTGGGGTGACAGCGCTGGACCCCAGTGTGCTGGACTTTCCAAGCAGTGCCACGGGGCTGAAGGGGGGCTCGTGGGTAGTGTCGGGCTGCTCTGTGCTGAGAGATGGACGCTCTGTGTTGGAGGAGTATGGTCAGGACCTGGACCAGCTTGGCGAAGGGGACCGCGTGGGTGTGGAGCGCACAGTTGCTGGGGAGCTTCGGCTCTGGGTGAATGGGCGGGATTGCGGTGTGGCCGCCACAGGCCTGCCCCCTCGTGTCTGGGCCGTTGTGGACCTTTATGGCAAGTGCACCCAGATCACCGTGCTACCCCCTGAGCCAGGTTTCAGCCCCCCTACTCCCATCCCCACACCTCCCCTTGAGCCCTTGGCCCCCACTGAAGACTCTGCCTTGGCTGAACAGGGTACCTCTGCTGATGAAG ACTTTGCCAGCATGGAGCTGTCTGAGGTGGTGAGCAACACCATCCTGTCTACCTACAATGGAGGGCTTCTGAATGTGAACCTGAGCTCCCCGCCAGCAGGGGAAGGCCTGGGGTCTAGCGGTGCTGCCACCTCGCCCATTCTCACTTCCAACGACGCCCTGCTCTTTCATGAAAAGTGCGGAACCCTCATCAAACTCAGCAACAATAATAAGACGGCTGAGCGCCGGCGGCCCCTGGACGAATTCAACAATGGGGTTGTCATGACCAACCGCCCACTTCGGGACAATGAGATGTTTGAG ATCCGTATCGATAAGCTTGTTGATAAGTGGTCAGGCTCCATTGAGATTGGGGTCACCACCCACAACCCCAACAGTTTGGAGTACCCAGCCACCATGACCAACCTCCAGTCAG GCACCATCATGATGAGCGGCTGTGGGATCCTGACCAATGGCAAGGGCACCCGCCGGGAGTACTGCGAATTCAGTCTGGATGAGCTGCAG GAGGGTGACCACATTGGCCTCACAAGGAAGTCCAACTCTGCCCTGCACTTCTTCATTAATGGTATCGATCAGG GAGTGGCAACCCCCTTGACGCCCCCAGTGGTGTATGGCGTGGTGGACTTGTACGGGATGGCTGTGAAGGTGACCATCGTCCACAATAACAACCACAGTGACCGTCTCCGCCGCAACAACGCCATCCTGCGGGCGCTGTCCCCCGAGGGCGCTCTCCGCCGTGCTGCCCCTGCCGCTCAGGCAGAACCTGAGCGCCTGCTCTTCCACCCCAACTGTGGGCAGAAGGCAGCCATCACCCACGAGGGACGCACTGCCCTGAGGCCCCA TGCCACCGATGACTTCAATCATGGCGTGGTGCTGAGCAGCAGAGCCCTGCGGGATGGAGAGGTGTTCCAGGTGCGCATCGACAAGATGGTGGACAAATGGGCTGGCTCCATTGAAATTGGTGTCACCACCCACAACCCTGCCTACCTCCAGTTGCCCTCCACCATGACCAACTTGCGCTCTG GGACCTGGATGATGACTGGGAATGGGGTGATGCACAATGGGACGACCATCCTGGATGAATACGGGCACAACCTGGACCGCCTCAAG GCAGGGGACACGGTGGGCGTGGTACGGCGGGAGGACGGGACTCTCCACTTCTTTGTCAATGGGATGACTCAGGGCCCTGCTGCCTGGAACGTGCCCCCGGGCGTCTATGCTGTCGTCGATCTCTATGGCCAGGCGGCCCAGGCCACCATTGTGGACGACGTGG AGGTGTCTCCAGTTCCTGAATCACTTCCTGAGGGGAATAACCAGGTGTCTCCAAGCTCTCCATCCTCAGGGGCAGGGGGCTCTGACCTGCGTTTCCACCAGCTGCACGGCAGTAACGCAGTCATCACCAATGGGGGCCGCACTGCCCTCCGCCACAACTGTCGCAGCGAGTTTAATGACGCCATCGTCATCTCCAACCG GGCCCTGCGGGATGGAGAGCTGTTTGAAATTGTCATTCAGAAGATGGTGGACCGCTGGTCAGGCTCCATTGAGGCTG GAGTGACTGCTATTCGGCCTGAAGACCTGGAATTCCCCAACACCATGACAGACATTGACTATGACACATGGATGCTGAG TGGTACCGCCATCATGCAAGATGGTAACACGATGCGCAACAATTACGGGTGTGACCTGGATGCCCTGGGCACAGGTGCACGCATTGGCATGATGCGAACTGCCAAGGGCGATCTGCACTACTTCATCAATGGCCAGGACCAAGGCGCTGCCTGCTCGGGCCTGCCTCCGG agGTGTATGCAGTAGTCGATCTCTATGGCCAGTGTGTCCAAGTGTCCATCACCAATGCCACCGGCCCCATGGACAACAGCCTGGCGACCAGCAACACTGCCACCGAGAAGTCCTTCCCTCTGCACTCCCCAG TGGCTGGTGTGGCTCACCGATTCCACAGTACTTGCGGCAAGAATGTCACTCTAGAGGAGGATGGCACGAGGGCGGTGCGTGCCGTTGGCTATGCTCATGGCCTTGTCTTCAGTACCAAGGAGCTGAGGGCTGAGGAAGTCTTTGAG GTGAAAGTGGAAGAGCTAGATGAGAAGTGGGCAGGTTCCCTGCGGCTGGGACTGACCACACTAGCCCCGGGGGAGATGGGACCCGGAGCAGGTGGCAGTGGCCCAGGGCTGCCTCCTTCCCTGCCAGAGCTCCGGACGAAGACCACTTGGATGGTATCCAGCTGTGAAGTGAGGCGTGATGGGCAGCTCCAGAGGATGAACTATGGCCGGAACCTAGAGAGGCTGGGG GTGGGGAGCCGTGTGGGTGTTCGTCGGGGGGCAGATGACACGATGCACATCCTGGTGGATGGAGAGGATATGGGGCCTGCAGCCACTGGCATTGCCAAG AACGTGTGGGCTGTGTTGGATCTCTACGGGCCAGTCCGCAGTGTGTCGATTGTCAGTTCCACAAGGCTGGAGGAGTCAGAAGgcacccagcctccttccccCAGTTCAGACACCGGCAGTGAGGGCGAGGAGGATGACGAGGGCGAGGAGCATGGCCTGGGA GGCCAGAATGAAGTGGGTATTATACCCACCACCCTCGAGTTCCTGGAGAACCACGGGAAGAATATCCTCTTGTCTAATGGGAACCGTACAGCCACACGGGTGGCCAGCTACAATCAGGGCATCGTTGTCATCAACCAGCCTCTGGTGCCCCAGCTGCTGGTCCAG GTGCGGATAGATTTCCTAAACCGACAGTGGACATCTTCCCTTGTCCTGGGAGTCATCACCTGCGCGCCTGAGAGGCTCAACTTCCCTGCTTCTGCCTGTGCCCTCAAACGGGCAGCCTGGCTGCTGCGGGGCCGTGGGGTCTTCCACAACGGTCTCAAG ATCTGTGAGAAGTTTGGGCCGAATCTGGACACGTGCCCTGAAGGCACCATTCTGGGACTGCGGCTGGACAGCTCTGGGGGGCTGCATCTCCACGTTAATGGGGTGGACCAGGGGGTAGCTGTACCAGATGTGCCCCAGCCCTGCCACGCGCTTGTGGACCTCTATGGGCAGTGTGAGCAG GTGACAATCGTGAACCCTGAGCCAGGGGCTGCCAGTGGGAAAAGTGCTGGAACCCAAGGGGACATGGAGAAAGCAGACATGGTGGACG GTATCAAAGAGAGTGTGTGCTGGGGCCCACCACCCGCCGCTAGTCCTCTAAAGAGCTGCGAGTACCATGCCCTTTGCTCTCGCTTCCGAGAactcctgctgcttcctg AAGATTATTTCATGCCTCCGCCAAAGCGAAGCCTGTGCTACTGTGAGTCTTGCCGGAAGCTGCGAGGAGATGAGGCCCACAGGCGCAGAGGGGAGCCTCCCCGGGAATACGCACTGCCCTTTGGCTGGTGCAGGTTCAACCTCAG AGTGAATCCCCGCCTGGAGGCTGGGACACTAACCAAGAAGTGGCACATGGCCTATCATGGGAGCAATGTTGCAGCTGTACGGAGAGTGCTGGACCGAGGGGAGCTGGGAGCAG GTACTGCTTCCATCCTGAGCTGCCGTCCTTTGAAGGGAGAGCCTGGGGTAGGGTTCGAGGAGCCTGGCGAGAACTGTGCACCTCCTCGGGAGGAGCAGCCCCCTCCTGTGCTGCTTTCCCCCTCCCTTCAATATGCTGGGGCCGAGACCCTGGCCTCCAAAGTGCA
- the LOC105473389 gene encoding neuralized-like protein 4 isoform X2 has protein sequence MAAGSGGSGGSGGGPGPGPGGGGGPSGSGSVPGSNGGLGSGGELHPRTGRLVSLSACGRTARRQQPGQEFNHGLVLSREPLRDGRIFTVRIDRKVNSWSGSIEIGVTALDPSVLDFPSSATGLKGGSWVVSGCSVLRDGRSVLEEYGQDLDQLGEGDRVGVERTVAGELRLWVNGRDCGVAATGLPPRVWAVVDLYGKCTQITVLPPEPGFSPPTPIPTPPLEPLAPTEDSALAEQGTSADEAFMVSPAQARPETFPNSLESHNDFASMELSEVVSNTILSTYNGGLLNVNLSSPPAGEGLGSSGAATSPILTSNDALLFHEKCGTLIKLSNNNKTAERRRPLDEFNNGVVMTNRPLRDNEMFEIRIDKLVDKWSGSIEIGVTTHNPNSLEYPATMTNLQSGTIMMSGCGILTNGKGTRREYCEFSLDELQEGDHIGLTRKSNSALHFFINGIDQGVATPLTPPVVYGVVDLYGMAVKVTIVHNNNHSDRLRRNNAILRALSPEGALRRAAPAAQAEPERLLFHPNCGQKAAITHEGRTALRPHATDDFNHGVVLSSRALRDGEVFQVRIDKMVDKWAGSIEIGVTTHNPAYLQLPSTMTNLRSGTWMMTGNGVMHNGTTILDEYGHNLDRLKAGDTVGVVRREDGTLHFFVNGMTQGPAAWNVPPGVYAVVDLYGQAAQATIVDDVEVSPVPESLPEGNNQVSPSSPSSGAGGSDLRFHQLHGSNAVITNGGRTALRHNCRSEFNDAIVISNRALRDGELFEIVIQKMVDRWSGSIEAGVTAIRPEDLEFPNTMTDIDYDTWMLSGTAIMQDGNTMRNNYGCDLDALGTGARIGMMRTAKGDLHYFINGQDQGAACSGLPPEVYAVVDLYGQCVQVSITNATGPMDNSLATSNTATEKSFPLHSPVAGVAHRFHSTCGKNVTLEEDGTRAVRAVGYAHGLVFSTKELRAEEVFEVKVEELDEKWAGSLRLGLTTLAPGEMGPGAGGSGPGLPPSLPELRTKTTWMVSSCEVRRDGQLQRMNYGRNLERLGVGSRVGVRRGADDTMHILVDGEDMGPAATGIAKNVWAVLDLYGPVRSVSIVSSTRLEESEGTQPPSPSSDTGSEGEEDDEGEEHGLGGQNEVGIIPTTLEFLENHGKNILLSNGNRTATRVASYNQGIVVINQPLVPQLLVQVRIDFLNRQWTSSLVLGVITCAPERLNFPASACALKRAAWLLRGRGVFHNGLKICEKFGPNLDTCPEGTILGLRLDSSGGLHLHVNGVDQGVAVPDVPQPCHALVDLYGQCEQVTIVNPEPGAASGKSAGTQGDMEKADMVDGIKESVCWGPPPAASPLKSCEYHALCSRFRELLLLPEDYFMPPPKRSLCYCESCRKLRGDEAHRRRGEPPREYALPFGWCRFNLRVNPRLEAGTLTKKWHMAYHGSNVAAVRRVLDRGELGAGTASILSCRPLKGEPGVGFEEPGENCAPPREEQPPPVLLSPSLQYAGAETLASKVQFRDPKSQRTHQAQVAFQVCVRPGSYTPGPPSAALGEPPDPHFSPAELEWVTKEKGATLLYALLVRVE, from the exons ATGGCGGCGGGGTcgggtgggagtgggggctcTGGGGGAGGCCCCGGACCGGGGCCGGGCGGGGGTGGGGGACCCAGCGGGAGCGGCTCAGTACCGGGGTCCAACGGGGGTCTGGGCAGCGGCGGGGAGCTGCACCCGCGCACTGGGCGCTTGGTGAGCCTGTCGGCCTGTGGGCGTACAGCGCGGCGGCAGCAGCCGGGCCAGGAGTTTAACCACGGGCTGGTGTTGAGCCGAGAACCCTTGCGCGATGGACGCATCTTCACCGTCCGCATCGACCGCAAG GTCAACTCCTGGAGTGGCTCCATTGAGATTGGGGTGACAGCGCTGGACCCCAGTGTGCTGGACTTTCCAAGCAGTGCCACGGGGCTGAAGGGGGGCTCGTGGGTAGTGTCGGGCTGCTCTGTGCTGAGAGATGGACGCTCTGTGTTGGAGGAGTATGGTCAGGACCTGGACCAGCTTGGCGAAGGGGACCGCGTGGGTGTGGAGCGCACAGTTGCTGGGGAGCTTCGGCTCTGGGTGAATGGGCGGGATTGCGGTGTGGCCGCCACAGGCCTGCCCCCTCGTGTCTGGGCCGTTGTGGACCTTTATGGCAAGTGCACCCAGATCACCGTGCTACCCCCTGAGCCAGGTTTCAGCCCCCCTACTCCCATCCCCACACCTCCCCTTGAGCCCTTGGCCCCCACTGAAGACTCTGCCTTGGCTGAACAGGGTACCTCTGCTGATGAAG CCTTCATGGTGTCCCCAGCGCAGGCCCGGCCGGAGACGTTTCCTAACAGCCTTGAGTCGCATAATG ACTTTGCCAGCATGGAGCTGTCTGAGGTGGTGAGCAACACCATCCTGTCTACCTACAATGGAGGGCTTCTGAATGTGAACCTGAGCTCCCCGCCAGCAGGGGAAGGCCTGGGGTCTAGCGGTGCTGCCACCTCGCCCATTCTCACTTCCAACGACGCCCTGCTCTTTCATGAAAAGTGCGGAACCCTCATCAAACTCAGCAACAATAATAAGACGGCTGAGCGCCGGCGGCCCCTGGACGAATTCAACAATGGGGTTGTCATGACCAACCGCCCACTTCGGGACAATGAGATGTTTGAG ATCCGTATCGATAAGCTTGTTGATAAGTGGTCAGGCTCCATTGAGATTGGGGTCACCACCCACAACCCCAACAGTTTGGAGTACCCAGCCACCATGACCAACCTCCAGTCAG GCACCATCATGATGAGCGGCTGTGGGATCCTGACCAATGGCAAGGGCACCCGCCGGGAGTACTGCGAATTCAGTCTGGATGAGCTGCAG GAGGGTGACCACATTGGCCTCACAAGGAAGTCCAACTCTGCCCTGCACTTCTTCATTAATGGTATCGATCAGG GAGTGGCAACCCCCTTGACGCCCCCAGTGGTGTATGGCGTGGTGGACTTGTACGGGATGGCTGTGAAGGTGACCATCGTCCACAATAACAACCACAGTGACCGTCTCCGCCGCAACAACGCCATCCTGCGGGCGCTGTCCCCCGAGGGCGCTCTCCGCCGTGCTGCCCCTGCCGCTCAGGCAGAACCTGAGCGCCTGCTCTTCCACCCCAACTGTGGGCAGAAGGCAGCCATCACCCACGAGGGACGCACTGCCCTGAGGCCCCA TGCCACCGATGACTTCAATCATGGCGTGGTGCTGAGCAGCAGAGCCCTGCGGGATGGAGAGGTGTTCCAGGTGCGCATCGACAAGATGGTGGACAAATGGGCTGGCTCCATTGAAATTGGTGTCACCACCCACAACCCTGCCTACCTCCAGTTGCCCTCCACCATGACCAACTTGCGCTCTG GGACCTGGATGATGACTGGGAATGGGGTGATGCACAATGGGACGACCATCCTGGATGAATACGGGCACAACCTGGACCGCCTCAAG GCAGGGGACACGGTGGGCGTGGTACGGCGGGAGGACGGGACTCTCCACTTCTTTGTCAATGGGATGACTCAGGGCCCTGCTGCCTGGAACGTGCCCCCGGGCGTCTATGCTGTCGTCGATCTCTATGGCCAGGCGGCCCAGGCCACCATTGTGGACGACGTGG AGGTGTCTCCAGTTCCTGAATCACTTCCTGAGGGGAATAACCAGGTGTCTCCAAGCTCTCCATCCTCAGGGGCAGGGGGCTCTGACCTGCGTTTCCACCAGCTGCACGGCAGTAACGCAGTCATCACCAATGGGGGCCGCACTGCCCTCCGCCACAACTGTCGCAGCGAGTTTAATGACGCCATCGTCATCTCCAACCG GGCCCTGCGGGATGGAGAGCTGTTTGAAATTGTCATTCAGAAGATGGTGGACCGCTGGTCAGGCTCCATTGAGGCTG GAGTGACTGCTATTCGGCCTGAAGACCTGGAATTCCCCAACACCATGACAGACATTGACTATGACACATGGATGCTGAG TGGTACCGCCATCATGCAAGATGGTAACACGATGCGCAACAATTACGGGTGTGACCTGGATGCCCTGGGCACAGGTGCACGCATTGGCATGATGCGAACTGCCAAGGGCGATCTGCACTACTTCATCAATGGCCAGGACCAAGGCGCTGCCTGCTCGGGCCTGCCTCCGG agGTGTATGCAGTAGTCGATCTCTATGGCCAGTGTGTCCAAGTGTCCATCACCAATGCCACCGGCCCCATGGACAACAGCCTGGCGACCAGCAACACTGCCACCGAGAAGTCCTTCCCTCTGCACTCCCCAG TGGCTGGTGTGGCTCACCGATTCCACAGTACTTGCGGCAAGAATGTCACTCTAGAGGAGGATGGCACGAGGGCGGTGCGTGCCGTTGGCTATGCTCATGGCCTTGTCTTCAGTACCAAGGAGCTGAGGGCTGAGGAAGTCTTTGAG GTGAAAGTGGAAGAGCTAGATGAGAAGTGGGCAGGTTCCCTGCGGCTGGGACTGACCACACTAGCCCCGGGGGAGATGGGACCCGGAGCAGGTGGCAGTGGCCCAGGGCTGCCTCCTTCCCTGCCAGAGCTCCGGACGAAGACCACTTGGATGGTATCCAGCTGTGAAGTGAGGCGTGATGGGCAGCTCCAGAGGATGAACTATGGCCGGAACCTAGAGAGGCTGGGG GTGGGGAGCCGTGTGGGTGTTCGTCGGGGGGCAGATGACACGATGCACATCCTGGTGGATGGAGAGGATATGGGGCCTGCAGCCACTGGCATTGCCAAG AACGTGTGGGCTGTGTTGGATCTCTACGGGCCAGTCCGCAGTGTGTCGATTGTCAGTTCCACAAGGCTGGAGGAGTCAGAAGgcacccagcctccttccccCAGTTCAGACACCGGCAGTGAGGGCGAGGAGGATGACGAGGGCGAGGAGCATGGCCTGGGA GGCCAGAATGAAGTGGGTATTATACCCACCACCCTCGAGTTCCTGGAGAACCACGGGAAGAATATCCTCTTGTCTAATGGGAACCGTACAGCCACACGGGTGGCCAGCTACAATCAGGGCATCGTTGTCATCAACCAGCCTCTGGTGCCCCAGCTGCTGGTCCAG GTGCGGATAGATTTCCTAAACCGACAGTGGACATCTTCCCTTGTCCTGGGAGTCATCACCTGCGCGCCTGAGAGGCTCAACTTCCCTGCTTCTGCCTGTGCCCTCAAACGGGCAGCCTGGCTGCTGCGGGGCCGTGGGGTCTTCCACAACGGTCTCAAG ATCTGTGAGAAGTTTGGGCCGAATCTGGACACGTGCCCTGAAGGCACCATTCTGGGACTGCGGCTGGACAGCTCTGGGGGGCTGCATCTCCACGTTAATGGGGTGGACCAGGGGGTAGCTGTACCAGATGTGCCCCAGCCCTGCCACGCGCTTGTGGACCTCTATGGGCAGTGTGAGCAG GTGACAATCGTGAACCCTGAGCCAGGGGCTGCCAGTGGGAAAAGTGCTGGAACCCAAGGGGACATGGAGAAAGCAGACATGGTGGACG GTATCAAAGAGAGTGTGTGCTGGGGCCCACCACCCGCCGCTAGTCCTCTAAAGAGCTGCGAGTACCATGCCCTTTGCTCTCGCTTCCGAGAactcctgctgcttcctg AAGATTATTTCATGCCTCCGCCAAAGCGAAGCCTGTGCTACTGTGAGTCTTGCCGGAAGCTGCGAGGAGATGAGGCCCACAGGCGCAGAGGGGAGCCTCCCCGGGAATACGCACTGCCCTTTGGCTGGTGCAGGTTCAACCTCAG AGTGAATCCCCGCCTGGAGGCTGGGACACTAACCAAGAAGTGGCACATGGCCTATCATGGGAGCAATGTTGCAGCTGTACGGAGAGTGCTGGACCGAGGGGAGCTGGGAGCAG GTACTGCTTCCATCCTGAGCTGCCGTCCTTTGAAGGGAGAGCCTGGGGTAGGGTTCGAGGAGCCTGGCGAGAACTGTGCACCTCCTCGGGAGGAGCAGCCCCCTCCTGTGCTGCTTTCCCCCTCCCTTCAATATGCTGGGGCCGAGACCCTGGCCTCCAAAGTGCA